The following is a genomic window from Thermus thermamylovorans.
CACACCTCCCCCGCTTCGGGGCGCAGGTCCAGGTGCCCTGCCTCCTCCAGGTAGCGGGCCCTTCCCCCCAAGAGGAGAAGCTCCTCCTGCCCCCCCCGCTCCACCACCGCCAGGGGACCCCGGGCCTCCACCCCCTCCCCAAGGCGCACCTCCACCCCTTGGGGGTCGTAGAGGACCAGGCGCAGGTAGCGCTCCGCCCGCCCCTCCCCCGCCCGCCTTAGGCGCAGGAGGTAGGGAAGGCCCTCCCGCCGGTAGTCGGGGTTGAAGGCCGCCTCCACCTCCTGCCCGAGCTCCAGTCCCTCTTCCAGGACGCTCCCCCCGTCCAGGAAGAAAGCCTGCTCCTCCACCTGGACCCTCTCGGGGGAGAGGGCCAGAAGGCGGCCCACCAGGAGGTCCCCGTAGTCGGCGTAGAAGAGGCTCCCCTCCTCCCCGCTCACCGAGGCCACCACCCGCTTCTCCCCCCGCAGGAGCTCCACCTGGGGACGGAAGGCCTCCTGGGCGGCCACGCCGAGGAGGGCGGCCAGGGCCAGGCAGGCCCGCCAGCCTCCCCCTCGCCGGAGGACCCCGAGCAGGGAGGGACCGGGCGGGGGCCTCACCTCACCTCTCCCCCAGCTTGCGGAACTCCGCCGCGGGCAGGCGGAAGGGCTGGCCGTAGACCCGCACCTGGCGGCGGTTCACGTTGTGGAGGAGGGTGCTGCCCGAAAGCCGGAACCCCTCCTTCCGGTTCTCGCTCACCGCGGGGCGGCCCAGGACGAGGGCCTCCCCGGTGGTGTCGTCGTAGTAGAGGCTCTCCCCCACCGTCACCAGGTCCCCGTCCTCGAGGCGCACCCCCCCGGTGGCGATGAGCCGCTTGGCCCCGGTGAGGCTCCGCACCTCCTTGGCCCGGATCACCAGGTCCCCCTCCCGGCGCTTGCGCAGCAGGACCACCTCCCGGGGGTCGGTGAGGACGGCCAGGCCCCTTTCCTCCTCGTAGTAGACCAGGGCCGCCCGGCCCTCCTGGTTGCCGCTCCTGAGGAGGGCCCCCTCGCTGGTGGAGGTGTCGGTGTCCACCTGGAAGGTCATGCGCCGGGCCTCCACCTCCACGGCGTCCTCCCCCGGCCGGGGCTCCTGGCGCATGCGGGCGGGGCCCAAAAGCTCCCCCTCCCCCGTGCGCTCCCGGTAGACCAGGGCCGGACCCTGGGCCTCCACCCGGCCCCGGCGGACCACCACCCCGCCCTCGAAACGGGCCTCCCGCTCCCCCTCGGCCTGCTGCATGGTCCGGCCCGGGGGGGCGGTGAGGGTGGCCCGGGGGGCCTGGATCAGGAGGTCCTTCACCCGCCCCCGCACCTCCCCCTCGAAGGTCCAGGGGCCAAAGCGCAGGTCCCCCGAAAGCCTCCCCCCCTCCACCTGGATCACCCGGACCCCCGCGGCCGCGAGGGCCAGGCCCGCCCAAAGCGCCAGCAAAAGCCAGATCCCTTCCCTCACGAGCGACCTCCTTCCACGGTGCAGGGGCCGAAGGCCCCCCCGGCGGGAAACTCGAAGCGGGGGTTTTCCGCCTCCATGCGCTCCAGGGCGAAGTCGGCGCGGAAGGCCTGGGCCTCGCCCCTGAGGTTGGGGGCCTCGAGGCGCACCCAGGGGGCCATAAACCCCTCCCGCTGCCGGATGAGGACCGCGCCCCCCGAAGGGGCGGAGAGCTCTAGGCGGTAGCAGCCCTCCAGGATCTCCACCTGGGCCTGGGGGGCCCGCAGGTCGTCCCCGGCCTCCACCGCTACCTCGGGGGCGAAGAGACGCAGGTCCAGCCGCCCCTCCACGAGCCGCTCCCCCCGGATCCCTCCCCGGATGCGGAAGACCCCCCCCTCCTCCGCCATCTCCTCCGCCTGGAAGCGCCACACCACCCCCTCCTCCTCGGGGTAGAGGTAGAGGGTCACCCCGTAAAGCCGCACCGGAGGGGGCTCGGTAGGCCCCTCCGGGTGGGGGAGCAGGAGGGCCAGGGCCAGGAGAAAGGCTAGGGCCAGGAGAAGCCGCACCACGCCCTCACCTTATCCCCAGACCCTTGAGAAAGATGACAGGAAGTTCTAGCCCAGCACATCCCGGGGGCTTCCCCGCACCCGCAGGTTGGTCCAGGTCTTGCGCAGGCGGAGGAGGATCTGCAAGGGCCGGTAGAGGGGAGAGAGGGGCAGGGCGTAGGCGGGAAACCGCACCCTCCGGCCCCCGAACCCCTCCTTGAAGCGCCATATGCCCTCGGCGTGGCTGCCCTCCGGGTTTTGGGGCACGCCCCAAAGGTCATAGACCCGGTAGCCCTTCGCCATGGCGTGGCGGATGGCAGCCAGGTGCATGCCCATGGGGGCCTTGGCCTCGGGGTGGGTGCGGCTGCTCCCCCCGTAGAGGTAGGCCACCTTGCCGGCGAAGCCCACGAAGAGCCCCGCCGCCAGGGCCTCCCCCTCCTTGCGGGCCAGGGCGAGGAAGGCCTCCCCCAGGGGCTGGTTCATGGCCCGGAGCACCGCCCGGTAGTAGTCCTCGGAGTGCTGCAGGAGCCGGGCCCGGCGGTTGGTCTCCTGGAAGAGGCGGAAGAACTCGGGGAAGGCCTCCTCCCCTTCCACGGAGAGCTCCGTGCGCTTCAGGGCCAGGCGGGCGTTTCGGCGGTGCATCTCCTTCATACCCCTGAGGAGGGCCTCCTCCCCCTGGGTGAGGTCCAGCCAGAGGGTGTAGGCGGGCTGGATGGGCTCCTCGGGGAGGAGGCCCGGGAAGGCGGGGAGGGGCTCCTCCGCCCCCAGGCCCGCCTCCGGCTCCAAAAGCAGGTGGGTGGCCCCAAGACCCCGGGCCAGGGCCCGGGCCACCGCGGGCAGGTCGCCGAGGCGCCCCAGGGCCGGACCCCGGGGGGCGTAGGCCAGGCGCCACCCCCCGGGCAGGGGCCTGAGGAGGACCTGGGCCGCGCCCAAAAGGCCCCCTTCCCCGTGGACCGCCAGGCGGCGGGGGGTCCAGCCGGAGAGCCGCTTCACCTCCCCCCAGCCCCAGGACTGGAGGGGGCTCGTGATGGGAAGGCCCGAGACCAGGCGGTTCCAGGCCTCGGGTTCGGTGACCTCCAGGGGCTCGGCCATCCCCTAAGCGTACAGGATCTGGGCCAGCTCCTCCAAGAGCCCGTCCCCCTCCAAGGGCAGCCGCCCCTGCATCCGGTACCCCGCGAGCAGGGGAGCGAAGCGGGGATCCTGGACCCGGGCGGCCCGCTCCCCCAGGGGCACCAGGGGCCAGCCGTAGGCCAGATGCCCCAGGAGGTCGTAAAGGTCGTACGCCCCGGGGAGGACGCGGCGCAGAAGGGCCTCGGTCCAGCCCTTGGCCACCAGGTTGGCGAGGAGGGCCCGGCGGCTTCCCGTCCTGAGCCAGAGGGCCCGGAAACGGCCTTCCTCGGGCAAGGCCTGCCGCAAGCGCTCCCGCACCTGGGCCAAGGAGGCCACCCGCTCCCCCCCGGCAGGAGGTAGCCCTGGCGGGAAAGGAGGCCCTCCACCGCCTGGCGCAGCCTGCGGCTGCTCACGGGTTTCTCCAGGAAGAGGTCCGCCCCCAAAGCGCGGCTCGGCCCCGAAAGCTCCTCCCCGCCGCCGGTGAGCATGACCACGGGCACCTTGGCGAGGCGGCGTACCGCCCGGATACGCCCCAGGAGGGTGAGGCCGTCCATGTCAGGGAGGAGCACGTCCAAGAGGATGAGGTCCGGGGTCTCCCGGCGCAGGTATGCCAAAGCGGCCTTGGCGGAGTCCGCCAGCACCACCTCGTGGTTCGCGCCGGAAAAGACCACCTCCAGAAGGCGGCGGATGCCGGGATCGTCGTCCACCACCAAAAGCCGCGCCACAGGGGCCATGCTAAGGGAGCCCCCTCCCCCCTGTCTACCCGAGGGGTGTACCATGAGGGGCATGAGGATCGCCTTCCAGGGCACGGAAGGAGCCTACAGCGAGGAGGCCCTGCTCAAAACTTTCCCCGGCGCCCTGCCCGTGGGCTTTCCCACCTTCCACCAGGTCTTCGAGGCGGTGGAGCTGGGAGAGGCGGACCTGGGCGTGGTGCCGGTGGAAAACACCACCGCGGGCAGCATCAACCAGACCTACGACCTCCTCCTGGAAAGCGACCTGCACGTGGTGGGGGAGGTGGTCCACCGGGTGGAGCACTGCCTCCTGGCCCCCAAGGGGATGGAACTCAAGGACCTCAAGGCGGTGAAAAGCCACCCCCAGGCCCTGGCCCAGTGCGACGGCTTCCTGGCCCGGATGCGCCTCACCCCCATCCCGGTCTACGACACCGCCGGGGCCGCCCGGGCCCTGGCGGAAAGCCCCGAGGCCGGGGTAGGGGCCATCGCCAGCCGCCGGGCGGCGGAGCTCTATAGCCTGCAGGTCCTGGCGGAGAACATCGAGGACTACCCCCACAACTACACCCGCTTCTTCGTCATCGGGCGCAAGGAGGCCGAGCGCGGCGAGGGCCCCCACAAGACCAGCGTCGTCTTCGCGGTGCGGCACCGGCCCGGAGGGCTTTTGGAAGCCCTCACCGTCTTCGCCGAGGCCGGGGTGAACCTCACCAAGCTGGAGTCCCGGCCCCGGCGGGACAAGCCCTTCAGCTACCTCTTCTATCTGGACCTGGAAGGCCACCTGGAAGACCCCGGGCCCGCCCAGGCCCTCCTCGGGCTCCTGCGGCGGGCCGCCTTCCTCAAAGTCCTGGGTTCCTATCCCGCCTACCGCAACGGCGTCTAAGGCCCCCCTCAGCCGGGCCGCACGTCCACCACCCGCTCCCCGGCGGCCCTGAGCCTTTCCGGGACCCCCTCCACGCCCTCCCCCACCACCCTTAGGACCAGGCGTTGGTAGCCCTCCAGGTGGGCGGCGGTGGCGATGGAGAGGATATTGGCCGGAGGCACCGCCTGGGCCATCTGAGCCAGGGCCCCGGGCACGTCGGGGATGTCCACGGTGACCCGCAACCCCCCCAGCTTGAGGCCCAGCACCTCGATAAAGGCCCTGAGCACGTCGGTCACCGTGATGATGCCCACCAGCCTCTCCTCCTCCATCACCGGCAGTCCCCCGATCTTGCGCTCTTCCATGAGAAGCGCCGCCTTCTCCAAAGGCTCGTCGGCCGCCACGGTGATCACGGGCTTGGCCATCACCTCTTGCACCGTGAGCTTGGAGAGGAGGTAGTTCATCTCCCAGACGGAGAGGGTGGTGGCCTTGGAGGGCATGGCGTCTTTGAGGTCTTTGTCGGTGACGAGGCCCAGGAGCTTCCCTTCCCTCACCACCGGCAGGCGGCGGAAACCCTTTTGCTTCAGGAGCTTGATAGCCTCCAGCACGGGGGTGTCCGGGGCCACGGTGAAGGGATCCTTGGTCATCCAGTCCTTGACCAGCATGCGTTCACCTCCGGTCTCCAGTCTACCCTAAGGGCAGAAGAAAAATGTCCCCCCTCCAGGAACCTGGAGAGGGGAAACCCCAGGGGCCCCTAGCGCAGGTTGGCCCCGATGACCACCCGGCCAAAGCGGCCGCCCCCGAAGGGGTAGAGGTACTCCCCGTCCAGGAAGAGGCCGGTCCGGGCATCGAGGAGGACCTCCACCCCCAGGGAGAGGTGGAGCCCCAGGTCGGTAGCGGCAGCGAACCGGGCCCCCAGGCCCCCGCCGAAGTAGGGCCGGATGCCCCGCAGGTTCCGGTCTACCTGGCCCAGGTCGGGCTTAAAGAGGAGCTCCCCCGCCGCCAGGAAGCTCGGGCCTCCGGGGTAAAGGTCCACGAAACCCCGGAAGGCCAGGTTCTGCTCCAAGGGCGCTTCCAGGCCCAGCCCCAACCCGGGGCCCGCCTGGGGCAGGGAGAGGCGGAAGGAAACCGCCCGCTGGGCCAGACCCACGCTGCCGACGAGGAGAAGTAACACCAGGAGCATCGCCTTGCGCATGGTCTCACCTCCGGGGGCAAGGCTACCCCATACCCTAGCCCAAGCGCAAGAAAGCTTCCTCTCACCCTGGGCTAACCCTCCTCCCGTAAGCTTGGCACCATGAGCCGTTACCTCCTTCTCGCCCTGGTGGTCTTGGGGGCCCTCCTCGCCCCCATGCTGGCGCAAAACCCAACCCCCGCCAGCCGCATCGGTTTCGTGGACGCCGACGCCTTGATCCAGGCCCATCCGGACTACCGCAGGGTGCAGGACCTCCAGGCCCAGGCCCGCCGGGAGATCGCCCCCCTGGAGGAGAGGCTGAGGCCCCTGGACCAGAAGGTGCGCTCGGGACAGGCCACTGCCCGGGAGCGGCAGGACTACGAGGCCCTTCTCAAGACCTACCAGGACACGGTAAGGAAGTGGCAGGAGCGGCAGAACCCCGTGCTCCAACCCATCCTGGAGGAGGTGGACCAGGCCATCGCCCGGGTGGCCAAAGCCCAGGGTTTCTCCGTGGTCATGAGCCGCCAAGTGGCCGCCCAGTCGGGCCTGGTGGTCTACGCCGACGAGAACACCGACCTCACCCAGGCGGTGATCCGCGAGCTTAGGCGTTAACCCCCGCTGGCTCCCCTTGTCCCCTGGGGATCCTCCGCCGGGGGGCTTCCCTTAAAGGGTGCCCCCCGGCCCAGCCTTATAATCTTTCCGATGGCCAAGCGGAAGCCCGCGAGACCCTCCCGCAACCGCGACCTCGAGGCCCTGGCCGCCCTCGTGGGGGCCCTAGGTCTCTTCCTCCTCTCCCCCCTCCTTCCCCTGGACACCGGGGCCCTGGGGGAGTTCTTGCGCCGGCACCTCTACCAGGCCTTTGGGCTTCCCGCCTACCTCCTGCCCCCGAGCCTCTTCCTGCTGGCGGGCTTCCTGTACCGGGAAAGGCCCCTGGGGCCCCTGCTGCGCCACCTCCTCTTCCTCTTCCTCCTGGCCTTGGCCCTCCTGCCCCTCCTGGGACCCCTGGGAGGCCGCCTGGGGGCGGCCTTAGGGGAGCTCCTCGCCGCCCGGGTGGGGAGCCTAGGCCACCTCCTCCCCCTCCTCCTCGCCTCCCTGGTCCTGGACCTGTGGCGGCGCAACCCCCCCCTGCACCTCCTCCTCAGCGGCCTGCGCCTGGGGGTGGCGGGGGTGCGGCGGGCCCGCTACTGGCTGAAGGCCCTGCTCCTGCGCCGCAAGGTGGCCCTCCTGGCCCGCCTGTACCCGGAGCACACCGCCCTCAAGGCCCTGGCGGGAAGCCTCTCCCCCGCGGAGCTGCCCGAGGTGGAGGGGGCCCTGAAGGCCTTTCTGGAAGAGCGCGTGGCGGAGCTCAGGCGGCGCATGGAGGAGGACCACCGGCCCCTGGAACCCCGCCTGAGCGCCCTCATCCAGGGGCTGAAAACCCCCCTGCCGGGGCAAGGCCCCTTAAGGGACGCCTTGGAAGAGCGGCGGGCGGCCCTGCTCCTGGAAGCCCGGGCCCTCATGGCCCGGCTCAAAGCCCTCCTGCCCCTCCCCCCCTTGCGGCCCACCCCCTCGGGGCTCCTGCGGGGGCTACGGCTCAAGGCGGAGCGCCAGGCGCGGTGGGAGGAGCTTTCCGGGCTCCTCGAGGACCTGGAGGGCCGCCAGGCGGGGCTCGCCCGCTGGCTGCCCTTCCTGGACCTCTCCCCCGAAGTGCAAAGGGAAGCCCTCCGGGCCCTCCTCACCGGCAACCCTCCCCCCGACCCCGCCGCCTTCCGGTCCCCCACGCCGCCCGCCCCCGAACCCGAGCCCTTAGACCTGGACCTGGTCTTTCCCGACCCCGCCCCGGCCCCCCAGGACCCCCCGCCCCGGCCCGAGCCCGCCCGGGCGGCGGCGGTGAGGCCCCCCGGCACCGCCCTCGCCCTGCCCAGCCCCGACCTCCTGGACCCCCCGGAGCCCAGGACCGCCTCCCGGGGCCTGGAGGAGGAAGCCGAGCGCCTCAAAAGGGCCATCGGGGAAACCCTCCGCCACTTCGGGGTGCAGGCGGAGGTGGTGGGCCACGCCCGGGGCCCCACCGTGACCCGCTACGAGCTCCTCCCCGCCCCGGGGGAGAAGATCAGCCGCATCCAGAGCCTGCAAAACGACCTGGCCCGGGCCCTGGCGGTGGGGGCGGTGCGGGTGGAGGCCCCCATCCCGGGCAAGAACACCGTGGGCCTGGAGGTACCGAACCCCAGAAGGGAGGTGGTGCGCTTCTCCGAGGCCGTCCTCTCCCCTGCCTTCCAGAACGCCAAGGCCCTCCTCCCCCTGGTCCTGGGCAAGAGCCTCGAGGGGGAGATCTGGGTCAAAGACCTCGCCAAGATGCCCCACCTCCTCATCGCCGGCTCCACCGGAAGCGGTAAGAGCGTGGCCATCAACGTGCTTATCGCCAGCCTCCTCTTTAAGCACCTTCCCACCCACCTCCGCCTCCTCCTCATCGACCCCAAGATGGTGGAACTCACCCCCTACGAGGGCATCCCCCACCTGGTGCGCCCCGTGGTCACGGGCCCCGAGGAGGCGGCCGGGGTCCTGCAGGGCGCTGTGGCCCACATGGAGCGCCGCTACCGCCTGATGAGCGGGGTGGGGGCCCGGAACCTGGAGCAGTACAACGCCAAGGTGGAGCGGGAAGGGGGGGAGACCCTTCCCTACCTGATCATCGTGGTGGACGAGCTGGCCGACCTGATGATGACCGCCCCCAAGGAGGTAGAGGCGGCCATCCTGCGCCTGGCCCAGATGAGCCGGGCCACGGGCATGCACCTGGTCCTCGCCACCCAGCGGCCCAGCGTGGACATCCTCACCTCCCTCATCAAGGTGAACATCCCCGCCCGCCTGGCCTTCGCCGTGGCCAGCGGCTTCGACTCCCGCACCATCCTGGACACCCAAGGGGCGGAGAAGCTCATCGGTCAGGGGGACGCCCTC
Proteins encoded in this region:
- a CDS encoding LptA/OstA family protein, with the translated sequence MREGIWLLLALWAGLALAAAGVRVIQVEGGRLSGDLRFGPWTFEGEVRGRVKDLLIQAPRATLTAPPGRTMQQAEGEREARFEGGVVVRRGRVEAQGPALVYRERTGEGELLGPARMRQEPRPGEDAVEVEARRMTFQVDTDTSTSEGALLRSGNQEGRAALVYYEEERGLAVLTDPREVVLLRKRREGDLVIRAKEVRSLTGAKRLIATGGVRLEDGDLVTVGESLYYDDTTGEALVLGRPAVSENRKEGFRLSGSTLLHNVNRRQVRVYGQPFRLPAAEFRKLGER
- a CDS encoding lipid II:glycine glycyltransferase FemX; this encodes MAEPLEVTEPEAWNRLVSGLPITSPLQSWGWGEVKRLSGWTPRRLAVHGEGGLLGAAQVLLRPLPGGWRLAYAPRGPALGRLGDLPAVARALARGLGATHLLLEPEAGLGAEEPLPAFPGLLPEEPIQPAYTLWLDLTQGEEALLRGMKEMHRRNARLALKRTELSVEGEEAFPEFFRLFQETNRRARLLQHSEDYYRAVLRAMNQPLGEAFLALARKEGEALAAGLFVGFAGKVAYLYGGSSRTHPEAKAPMGMHLAAIRHAMAKGYRVYDLWGVPQNPEGSHAEGIWRFKEGFGGRRVRFPAYALPLSPLYRPLQILLRLRKTWTNLRVRGSPRDVLG
- a CDS encoding type I restriction-modification enzyme R subunit C-terminal domain-containing protein, coding for MASLAQVRERLRQALPEEGRFRALWLRTGSRRALLANLVAKGWTEALLRRVLPGAYDLYDLLGHLAYGWPLVPLGERAARVQDPRFAPLLAGYRMQGRLPLEGDGLLEELAQILYA
- the pheA gene encoding prephenate dehydratase; the protein is MRIAFQGTEGAYSEEALLKTFPGALPVGFPTFHQVFEAVELGEADLGVVPVENTTAGSINQTYDLLLESDLHVVGEVVHRVEHCLLAPKGMELKDLKAVKSHPQALAQCDGFLARMRLTPIPVYDTAGAARALAESPEAGVGAIASRRAAELYSLQVLAENIEDYPHNYTRFFVIGRKEAERGEGPHKTSVVFAVRHRPGGLLEALTVFAEAGVNLTKLESRPRRDKPFSYLFYLDLEGHLEDPGPAQALLGLLRRAAFLKVLGSYPAYRNGV
- a CDS encoding CBS domain-containing protein — translated: MLVKDWMTKDPFTVAPDTPVLEAIKLLKQKGFRRLPVVREGKLLGLVTDKDLKDAMPSKATTLSVWEMNYLLSKLTVQEVMAKPVITVAADEPLEKAALLMEERKIGGLPVMEEERLVGIITVTDVLRAFIEVLGLKLGGLRVTVDIPDVPGALAQMAQAVPPANILSIATAAHLEGYQRLVLRVVGEGVEGVPERLRAAGERVVDVRPG
- a CDS encoding OmpH family outer membrane protein; this encodes MSRYLLLALVVLGALLAPMLAQNPTPASRIGFVDADALIQAHPDYRRVQDLQAQARREIAPLEERLRPLDQKVRSGQATARERQDYEALLKTYQDTVRKWQERQNPVLQPILEEVDQAIARVAKAQGFSVVMSRQVAAQSGLVVYADENTDLTQAVIRELRR
- a CDS encoding DNA translocase FtsK, with the protein product MAKRKPARPSRNRDLEALAALVGALGLFLLSPLLPLDTGALGEFLRRHLYQAFGLPAYLLPPSLFLLAGFLYRERPLGPLLRHLLFLFLLALALLPLLGPLGGRLGAALGELLAARVGSLGHLLPLLLASLVLDLWRRNPPLHLLLSGLRLGVAGVRRARYWLKALLLRRKVALLARLYPEHTALKALAGSLSPAELPEVEGALKAFLEERVAELRRRMEEDHRPLEPRLSALIQGLKTPLPGQGPLRDALEERRAALLLEARALMARLKALLPLPPLRPTPSGLLRGLRLKAERQARWEELSGLLEDLEGRQAGLARWLPFLDLSPEVQREALRALLTGNPPPDPAAFRSPTPPAPEPEPLDLDLVFPDPAPAPQDPPPRPEPARAAAVRPPGTALALPSPDLLDPPEPRTASRGLEEEAERLKRAIGETLRHFGVQAEVVGHARGPTVTRYELLPAPGEKISRIQSLQNDLARALAVGAVRVEAPIPGKNTVGLEVPNPRREVVRFSEAVLSPAFQNAKALLPLVLGKSLEGEIWVKDLAKMPHLLIAGSTGSGKSVAINVLIASLLFKHLPTHLRLLLIDPKMVELTPYEGIPHLVRPVVTGPEEAAGVLQGAVAHMERRYRLMSGVGARNLEQYNAKVEREGGETLPYLIIVVDELADLMMTAPKEVEAAILRLAQMSRATGMHLVLATQRPSVDILTSLIKVNIPARLAFAVASGFDSRTILDTQGAEKLIGQGDALFHQPGLPKPVRLQVPYLSEEEVGRLASFLRGQSFEDRFAEAYGADFEPPKGPEGALGEVDFSDPLLRKAAEIVVEEGQGSVSRLQRRLAIGHARAGKLMDALEAMGIVGPAKGSKPREVLVSKDQLKEFFG